TTAAGATtttgtcaaattaatattagttGAATAATATAGTGTGGTTACTTAGTTTCTTGAAACTTAgcatgcaaaaaaatatttttattattaattatttagaattcatCAATGCTTTAACATatttactgaaaaaatatcaattccAAATTGGTCAAGAGATATATGATTGAAAAGAAGTCcagtgattttataaatatccagtataaattgcataatatcCTCTGcaacaaacaattttaaatattttatataatttatattcttactagaaaattaaatatatataaatcttcgTAGTTatgatatatagaaaaattaaagattcaaTTATCGATATGATCTTCAGAGTTGagcacaaaatatataaagcacAAATTACTGGAATAAAAAAACCGTGATGGAAGTGTctttagtaatatttaattttgatatatgttaaaattaacttaatttaCAATCAAGTTAACATTTATGAACTAACcacaatcttcttatattaAATCTACTCTATTGTACAGATAATCATCCCAAAAACTGTTTACTGCACCataaacgaaatattttttttcgttaaaaattagatattatccAACTGTACTTCCGTGATATTTATACTGTATTTGCGTGTACACACATTTTAAGCAACAAGGTGAGTCACTGGCAGCACTGCTTACGCATTCCCTCAGCATTCATCGTTGGTTTGACTTCAATTTGTTCTACGTTCTGTGGCCGGATTGTATCACCTTCAGGTGGATCTCGTATCTGTTTTTGCGATACGATTCTGTATATTTCTGTAAAcataacaaattcaatgagtgacaaacaattaaataaaattgcaaaatatatttgcacgATTTAActtagtaaataataaatattttaactctaataacaaataaaatctttcaataattaaaaaaataaaatatatactaattatttaaaaaaaaagatttttatatgaaagattattttaatataaagttagttaatataaatatcatataagaaacatattatatatttaaatctattgcATTATTGCAGTCGGTACTATtcagaaataaagaaaaacataaatttatataattatataaatatatataattagttaatacataaaaactgttgtgaaaatataaatcaaaataacatgtacgtatattaaaaatttgttagtaGCTTCTAGAATTTTGGTAATTTACTAGATATATCtatgtaacaataaaacaaattctACATCCTAGAAcattaaaaaaggtaatatGTGTAACACATAGCATTGATAACTATATGAAAGTATAATGGTCTTTGCAAAAATAGACGCCAGCATGTTAGCCAAATTATAGTTCTAACATAATGTACAATGTTCTACAATTAATTCAGTATACGCTAGTTTTAATATGACAATATCATGACAATATCATGAATGAAAACGATCTATTACCTGTTAATATGTTTTGAAACGCTGTCTCAACGTTAGTAGAATCTAAAGCGGATGTTTCAATGAAAGATAAGCCATTCCTTTCAGCAAACGCCTTAGCCTCATCAGTTGGAACAGCACGCAGATGCCTTAAGTCTGACTTATTTCCCACTAACATGATCACAATATTCTGATCGGCATGGTCCCGTAATTCTCGTAACCATCTTTCTACGTTTTCATATGTCAAGTGTTTCGCAATATCGTACACAAGTAGTGCACCAACTGCTCCGCgataatatctaataattcaaGAAACATCATTAATATGCATGCTACGTACAACATCTATAACAAACGTCAAaccaattttacataaaatattttttgattttattatctttccATACTtctatagatatataattagctttttactttattagaatcatttgatattaaataaaaataattttaacaaattaaataaatctcaGCAGTATAAATGTCACAAATCTTTAGTTTTCTGATAAGTTCTAACTAAGTTCTaactaaaattgcaatattttaattgcaaattatagaaTGTTAATTCTGAGActaactgaaaaaaatatttaaaattaagataaaaagatttaaatgctataattaatgttatttactataaaaaaatctgttagttttttgtttcaatatttttgtagcaaaatgttaaaaattgagacTCTTGCACAGTTGTCTACATCCTAcattttgttgcaaataattcattattttgttaacattctttcttaacaaatatatgtatgtaatgtaatataaaaatttatacttacgCTGAGGTAATCGCGCGATAACGCTCTTGTCCGGCTGTATCCCAAATTTGGGCTTTAATGGTTTTGCCATCTACTTGTATACTGCGCGTTGCAAACTCCACTCCGATAGTAGATTTTGATTCCAAGTTGAATTCATTTCTCGTAAATCGAGATAGAAGATTACTTTTCCCTACTCCAGAATCTCCAATAAGAACAACtgaaaaaaaacgaagaaaattgGTTAGTAAAATGCTGagcaattattaaatctttgaatTGATTAGTCAatgtttgagaaaaaattttgtgacagacattgaatatttctttcttttgcatACTAGGTACATATCaagatatttgattatttttgtgtCATGATAGAGACAAGCTATTATCATGCTATTATCATAAGTGTccaaagataattaaatattatgatgttatactaattgttttaaatgaaataatcaaaaagttttacaaaattttattattgaaatcgaTGCATCAACTAATGCATAGTAAAtgacaaaaattgaatatctctaAATGCAAGGATTTGATAAATACTTGTGCATAAAGCTCTTTATCTATAAAACTGGAAAAATTCTGTCATGAATCAATGAATCACTGCCACAtcataaagtaatttatatgtttgtgTGTGTTCTTCCTGTAGATATTCTATTTGTACATCTGGGAAGTATAGCAAGCAAAGACATGATTATTCCTCTCACTCCACATCTGCCATCAACAAAGtgcaagaaatataaatatgatatactTATGTAatctatgtataataaatatatcacaaaCATATGGAATTAACAAATGCa
This genomic window from Linepithema humile isolate Giens D197 chromosome 5, Lhum_UNIL_v1.0, whole genome shotgun sequence contains:
- the LOC105674083 gene encoding ras-related protein Rab-11A, producing MGTRDDEYDYLFKVVLIGDSGVGKSNLLSRFTRNEFNLESKSTIGVEFATRSIQVDGKTIKAQIWDTAGQERYRAITSAYYRGAVGALLVYDIAKHLTYENVERWLRELRDHADQNIVIMLVGNKSDLRHLRAVPTDEAKAFAERNGLSFIETSALDSTNVETAFQNILTEIYRIVSQKQIRDPPEGDTIRPQNVEQIEVKPTMNAEGMRKQCCQ